Proteins encoded within one genomic window of Acinetobacter sp. WCHA55:
- the gloB gene encoding hydroxyacylglutathione hydrolase: MTYQVHIIDVKNQLQNYIWLLEHTSSKQVVVVDPTEAGLVENYCTEHGLSIAQIWLTHWHKDHIGGVADLIASRNIPVYGPREELSKIPFITHALMDDEYFSFHDLQVDVLAVPGHTLGHIVYFIESIQTLFCGDTLFAMGCGRVFEGTHEQMYHSLNRLAALPAETKVYCTHEYTLSNAKFASHVEPDNIAIQERLDRVETMRYLGECTLPSSIEIELETNPFLRTENVEEFKRLRDLKDQF; this comes from the coding sequence ATGACTTATCAAGTTCATATCATTGATGTCAAAAACCAACTCCAAAACTATATTTGGCTGCTGGAACACACCTCATCAAAGCAAGTCGTGGTGGTTGACCCCACTGAAGCAGGATTAGTTGAAAACTATTGCACTGAACATGGCCTAAGTATTGCTCAAATTTGGCTGACTCATTGGCATAAAGACCATATTGGTGGTGTCGCTGACCTGATTGCAAGTCGAAATATTCCTGTGTATGGACCACGTGAGGAATTATCAAAAATTCCTTTCATCACCCATGCATTAATGGATGATGAATATTTCTCATTTCATGATTTACAGGTTGACGTTTTAGCCGTTCCTGGCCACACACTGGGCCATATTGTGTACTTTATCGAATCCATCCAGACTTTATTTTGCGGTGACACCCTGTTTGCAATGGGCTGTGGGCGAGTGTTTGAGGGCACACATGAGCAGATGTACCATTCGCTCAACCGTTTAGCGGCTTTGCCTGCCGAAACCAAAGTCTATTGTACGCACGAATACACGCTTTCCAACGCGAAGTTTGCCAGCCATGTTGAACCAGACAATATTGCCATTCAAGAACGTTTAGACCGTGTGGAAACCATGCGCTATTTGGGTGAATGTACGCTTCCAAGCAGTATTGAAATCGAACTCGAAACCAATCCTTTTTTACGTACAGAAAATGTTGAAGAGTTTAAACGGTTGCGTGATCTGAAGGATCAGTTTTAA
- the ahpC gene encoding alkyl hydroperoxide reductase subunit C: protein MSLINTEVKPFAATAYHNGQFVDVTEADLKGKWSVVFFYPADFTFVCPTELGDLADNYAEFQKLGVEIYGVSTDTHFTHKAWHDTSEVIGKIQYPLIGDPTWTLSKNFDVLIEAAGLADRGTFVIDPEGKIQIVEINAGGIGRDAQELLRKVKAAQYVHAHPGEVCPAKWKEGEATLAPSIDLVGKI from the coding sequence ATGAGCTTGATTAATACTGAAGTAAAACCATTTGCAGCTACTGCATATCACAACGGTCAATTTGTTGACGTAACTGAAGCAGATCTTAAAGGCAAATGGTCTGTAGTATTCTTCTACCCAGCTGACTTCACTTTCGTTTGCCCAACTGAACTTGGTGACCTTGCTGACAACTACGCTGAATTCCAAAAATTAGGCGTGGAAATCTACGGTGTTTCTACTGACACTCACTTCACTCACAAAGCTTGGCACGACACTTCTGAAGTTATTGGTAAAATCCAATACCCATTAATCGGCGACCCAACTTGGACTCTTTCTAAAAACTTCGACGTTCTAATCGAAGCCGCTGGTCTTGCTGACCGTGGTACTTTCGTAATCGATCCAGAAGGTAAAATCCAAATCGTTGAAATCAACGCTGGTGGTATTGGTCGTGATGCTCAAGAATTACTTCGTAAAGTTAAAGCAGCTCAATACGTTCACGCTCACCCAGGTGAAGTTTGCCCAGCTAAATGGAAAGAAGGCGAAGCAACTCTTGCTCCTTCAATCGACCTAGTAGGTAAAATCTAA
- a CDS encoding DUF3418 domain-containing protein, which translates to MQRPLNIEQLVMVKDRHRLNRLKKGKDANEKQYQALFEQSHLKVLERIERIPNIKLNQDLPVTQYADKLIGAIQEHQVIIVAGETGSGKTTQLPQIAMLAGRGLTGLIGHTQPRRLAARSVSQRIAEEVGEKLGESISFKVRFNEQGSQDSIVRLMTDGILLAELANDRYLNKYDTIIIDEAHERSLNIDFIMGYLKQLLPRRKDLKVIITSATLDVNRFSQYFNNAPIFEVEGRSFPVELRYRPVSEMSIGGSDDDEFDDFEENLPRAVVQAVEECFRDAQEKGHPEHADTLIFASTEQEIRELQETLQKHGPRHTEILPLYARLALAEQQKIFNPSGGGRRIIIATNVAETALTVPNIRYVIDSGFARISRYNYRSRVQRLPIEAVSQAAANQRKGRCGRIAPGVCIRLYSEEDFQSRPEFTEPEIKRTNLASVILQMQSLGLGALEDFDFIEPPDHRLVNDGRKLLVELGAMTEKGKAPVLQREVRGDLTESSQANEEKSNTNLPKSSFNKGGLLSSGLTKIGQQMAKMPIDPRLARMILGGAHFGVLNEVLVIVAALAVQDPRERPADKQMQADQKHALFREADSDFLFYLKLWEALVANRDMSENKRRTFARNHFLSWLRLREWKKTHEQLVDLAKGLKLSFNEKKANYENLHRALLTGLLSFIANKTDERNVFMAVRQQKARIFPASTLHKTNTPWVMAFEMVETSQVYIRTLAKIEPEWILLAAGDLLKHHYFEPHWSKKAGVVNAYDQISLFGLIIEPKRQINYEKVDHVAAHEIFLRDALTTGHLGITPPFLKHNLLKLEEVERVEDKLRRRDLVVDEETIYQFYAAKVPEEVASRRSFEDWRATVEPQNPRYLFIDDDSLWMNDRPTTQQFPDFLRNGELRFAASYRFDPSHDEDGATVKIPLQALPQVDENLWSWGIPGWRQDLMEALLKALPKDKRRHLVPIPDTAAKLMAKVDAMHLQQHIFSFLAFQLRGEQITEKDFSFERVEQYLLPLIKVIDDKGRVIEQGRDLAELKARCRTETHSPVKQLKGEFQTFPESFVFEASQKVTGVVVKQYQALVPTKTFAALEQKDESGVVIQTFNDQAEATKQHREGVLRLVHIQLGDLVRQLKKQISKPLALAYSPLGDKAQLEQMLVYATLQMSIHELPVNAQEFESLVANVKKTFLTHGQKALADVTEIYIQWQDIRRKLLVLDDAVFGKNIDDVEDQLDLMCLSNFVYVKSSDIWLEFPRYLKALVLRLERLPNNLQRDNSAIDQVDPWMEKLFKFKNDTRLKELYFMVEEFRISLFSQPMKTKMPISPTRLQKVWEKLGIS; encoded by the coding sequence GTGCAGCGTCCTTTAAATATAGAGCAATTGGTGATGGTCAAAGACCGTCATCGTTTAAACCGACTCAAAAAAGGAAAAGATGCCAATGAAAAGCAATATCAAGCATTATTTGAACAGTCGCATTTAAAAGTTCTAGAGCGTATTGAACGCATTCCAAATATTAAACTGAACCAAGACCTGCCTGTTACGCAGTATGCAGATAAATTAATTGGTGCCATTCAAGAGCACCAAGTGATTATCGTTGCAGGGGAGACGGGTTCGGGTAAAACGACGCAGCTACCGCAAATTGCGATGTTGGCGGGTCGTGGTTTAACGGGTTTGATTGGTCATACACAGCCACGTCGTTTGGCTGCGCGTAGTGTTTCACAGCGTATTGCGGAAGAAGTTGGTGAAAAACTTGGCGAGTCGATTTCCTTTAAAGTTCGTTTTAATGAACAAGGATCGCAGGACTCCATTGTCCGTTTAATGACCGATGGTATTTTGCTGGCAGAGTTAGCCAATGACCGCTATCTCAATAAGTACGACACTATTATTATTGATGAAGCACATGAGCGTTCTCTCAATATCGACTTTATCATGGGGTATCTCAAACAGCTTTTGCCTCGCCGTAAAGATTTAAAAGTCATCATTACCTCCGCAACTTTAGATGTAAACCGTTTTAGTCAGTACTTTAACAATGCGCCTATTTTTGAAGTAGAAGGTCGTAGTTTTCCAGTCGAGCTACGTTACCGTCCTGTGTCTGAAATGAGCATTGGCGGTAGTGATGATGATGAGTTTGATGACTTTGAAGAAAACCTACCTCGTGCTGTCGTACAAGCTGTGGAGGAGTGTTTTCGGGATGCACAAGAAAAAGGCCATCCTGAACATGCAGATACTCTTATTTTTGCCAGTACCGAACAAGAGATTCGTGAGCTACAAGAAACTTTGCAAAAGCATGGGCCGCGGCATACAGAAATTTTACCTTTATATGCGCGTTTGGCCTTGGCTGAGCAACAAAAAATCTTTAATCCTTCGGGTGGCGGGCGACGCATTATTATCGCCACCAACGTTGCAGAAACAGCGTTGACTGTACCGAATATTCGTTATGTGATTGACAGTGGTTTTGCGCGTATTTCTCGCTATAACTATCGTTCACGTGTACAGCGTTTACCGATTGAAGCTGTTTCGCAAGCAGCGGCAAATCAGCGTAAAGGTCGTTGTGGACGTATTGCCCCAGGTGTATGTATTCGTTTGTATTCTGAGGAAGATTTTCAAAGTCGCCCAGAGTTTACCGAACCAGAAATTAAGCGAACGAACTTAGCTTCGGTTATTTTACAGATGCAAAGTTTAGGGCTGGGTGCGTTAGAAGATTTTGATTTCATTGAGCCGCCAGATCATCGTTTAGTTAACGATGGCCGTAAGTTGTTGGTTGAACTTGGGGCAATGACTGAGAAAGGTAAAGCCCCTGTTTTACAAAGAGAGGTTAGGGGAGATTTAACAGAATCGAGTCAGGCTAATGAAGAAAAATCAAATACAAATCTTCCTAAATCCTCCTTTAATAAAGGAGGACTTCTAAGTAGCGGATTAACCAAGATCGGTCAACAGATGGCCAAAATGCCAATTGACCCACGTTTGGCCCGTATGATTTTAGGCGGAGCACATTTTGGTGTGTTGAATGAAGTCTTGGTGATCGTTGCCGCTTTGGCCGTACAAGACCCTCGTGAACGCCCTGCGGATAAACAAATGCAGGCGGATCAGAAACATGCTTTGTTCCGTGAAGCTGACTCTGACTTTTTGTTTTATCTTAAACTTTGGGAAGCACTGGTTGCCAACCGAGACATGAGTGAAAACAAACGTCGTACTTTTGCGCGTAATCACTTTCTAAGCTGGTTGCGTTTACGTGAGTGGAAGAAAACTCATGAGCAATTGGTTGATTTGGCAAAGGGCTTAAAGCTGTCTTTTAATGAGAAAAAAGCCAATTATGAAAATTTACACCGTGCGCTTTTAACAGGTCTGCTGTCTTTTATTGCCAATAAAACCGATGAACGTAATGTGTTTATGGCGGTGCGTCAGCAAAAGGCCCGCATTTTTCCAGCATCTACCTTGCACAAAACCAATACGCCTTGGGTCATGGCTTTTGAGATGGTGGAAACCTCACAGGTCTATATTCGGACACTGGCAAAAATTGAACCTGAGTGGATTTTGCTTGCGGCAGGTGATTTGCTGAAGCACCACTATTTTGAGCCGCACTGGTCGAAAAAAGCCGGCGTGGTTAATGCCTATGACCAAATTTCACTATTTGGCTTAATTATTGAACCAAAACGTCAGATCAACTATGAAAAAGTCGATCATGTTGCAGCGCATGAAATTTTCCTTCGAGATGCACTGACGACAGGACACTTGGGCATTACGCCACCATTTTTAAAACACAACTTGCTTAAACTTGAAGAGGTAGAGCGGGTCGAAGATAAGCTACGTCGCCGTGATTTGGTGGTGGATGAAGAAACCATTTACCAGTTTTATGCGGCTAAAGTTCCTGAAGAGGTGGCAAGTCGTCGTAGTTTTGAAGACTGGCGCGCAACGGTTGAACCACAAAACCCACGCTATTTATTTATTGATGATGATTCGCTGTGGATGAATGACCGTCCAACCACACAGCAATTTCCCGATTTTTTACGTAATGGTGAACTGCGCTTTGCGGCCAGTTACCGTTTTGATCCAAGCCATGACGAAGATGGTGCAACGGTGAAAATCCCGTTGCAAGCCTTGCCACAGGTGGATGAAAACTTGTGGTCGTGGGGCATACCTGGCTGGCGTCAGGACTTAATGGAAGCCTTACTCAAAGCACTACCTAAAGATAAACGTCGTCACTTGGTGCCTATCCCTGATACGGCTGCAAAGTTAATGGCGAAAGTGGATGCCATGCATTTGCAACAACATATTTTTAGTTTCTTAGCCTTCCAGTTACGTGGAGAACAAATTACTGAAAAAGACTTTAGTTTTGAGCGGGTTGAACAGTATTTGTTGCCACTGATTAAAGTCATTGACGACAAAGGCCGTGTGATTGAACAAGGTCGTGATTTAGCTGAGTTAAAAGCGCGCTGCCGAACGGAAACCCATAGCCCAGTCAAACAACTCAAAGGAGAGTTCCAAACTTTCCCTGAAAGTTTTGTGTTTGAAGCGTCCCAAAAAGTGACGGGCGTGGTGGTGAAGCAGTATCAAGCTTTGGTTCCGACCAAGACATTTGCAGCATTGGAACAAAAGGATGAGTCTGGTGTCGTGATTCAGACTTTTAATGATCAAGCTGAAGCAACTAAACAGCACCGCGAGGGTGTACTTCGTTTGGTGCATATACAACTGGGAGATTTGGTCCGTCAGTTGAAAAAGCAAATTTCTAAACCGTTGGCATTGGCGTATTCACCTTTGGGTGATAAGGCACAACTAGAGCAAATGTTGGTTTATGCCACACTACAAATGTCAATTCATGAACTGCCGGTCAATGCACAAGAGTTTGAAAGCTTAGTTGCAAATGTCAAAAAAACTTTTCTGACTCATGGGCAAAAAGCACTGGCAGATGTGACAGAGATCTATATCCAATGGCAGGATATACGTCGAAAGTTGTTGGTTTTAGATGATGCGGTGTTTGGAAAAAATATTGATGATGTTGAAGATCAGCTAGATTTGATGTGCTTATCAAACTTTGTTTATGTGAAATCTTCCGATATTTGGCTTGAATTTCCTCGTTATTTGAAAGCATTGGTCTTGCGTTTGGAGCGCCTGCCCAATAACCTACAGAGGGATAATTCTGCCATTGATCAAGTTGACCCGTGGATGGAAAAATTATTTAAGTTTAAAAATGACACTCGCCTTAAAGAATTGTATTTCATGGTTGAGGAGTTTCGGATTTCTTTATTCTCTCAACCGATGAAGACAAAGATGCCCATTTCTCCGACTCGCTTGCAAAAAGTATGGGAAAAGCTTGGAATCAGTTAA
- a CDS encoding beta-ketoacyl-ACP synthase III, protein MGIRITGTGLYHPEDIITNEELVESLNAYVEQYNLDNADKITSGELEARRGSSAEFIEKASGVKRRYVVEKTGILDPKRLRPLLHERSNDELSIQAEWGVIAAKQAMENAGVTAEDIDVVILSCSNLQRAYPAVAIEIQTALGIQGYAYDMNVACSAATFGIKQAYDAIKAGGRRVLLVNVEITSGHTDYRSRDCHFIFGDVATASIIEETDSKTGFEIEDINLFTQFSNNIRNNFGFLNLSEVDADIENNRFAQDGRKVFKEVCPLVAKMITSQLEKNNIAPTDVKRFWLHQANASMNELILKLVVGKENAQPDLVPIILDEFANTSSAGVIIALHRTADQVNDGEYGVLCSFGAGYSVGAVLVKKHVA, encoded by the coding sequence ATGGGCATCCGCATTACAGGTACGGGTCTTTATCATCCTGAAGACATCATTACCAATGAAGAGTTAGTTGAAAGTTTAAATGCTTATGTGGAACAGTATAACCTAGACAATGCGGACAAAATTACTTCGGGCGAATTGGAAGCCCGTCGTGGGTCAAGCGCAGAGTTCATTGAAAAAGCATCTGGTGTAAAACGTCGTTATGTGGTTGAGAAGACAGGGATCTTAGATCCGAAGCGTTTACGTCCATTGTTGCATGAGCGTTCAAATGATGAACTCTCGATTCAAGCCGAATGGGGCGTGATCGCAGCGAAACAAGCGATGGAAAATGCGGGCGTGACTGCAGAAGATATCGATGTCGTAATTTTATCGTGTTCTAATTTACAGCGTGCTTATCCTGCTGTGGCAATTGAAATCCAAACAGCACTTGGTATTCAAGGCTATGCATACGACATGAACGTGGCATGTTCGGCAGCAACTTTTGGCATTAAACAAGCCTATGATGCAATCAAAGCAGGCGGACGCCGTGTATTATTGGTAAATGTTGAAATCACCTCTGGTCATACCGACTACCGTTCACGGGACTGCCATTTTATCTTTGGTGATGTGGCAACAGCTTCAATCATTGAAGAAACCGACAGCAAAACGGGTTTTGAAATTGAAGACATTAACTTATTCACACAGTTTTCAAACAACATCCGCAATAACTTTGGTTTCCTAAACTTAAGTGAAGTGGATGCAGACATTGAAAACAATCGTTTCGCTCAAGACGGTCGTAAAGTGTTCAAAGAAGTTTGTCCGCTGGTTGCCAAAATGATTACATCGCAACTTGAGAAAAACAACATTGCACCGACCGATGTGAAGCGTTTCTGGTTACACCAAGCTAATGCCAGCATGAATGAACTGATTCTGAAATTGGTCGTAGGCAAAGAAAATGCTCAGCCTGATTTGGTACCGATCATTTTAGATGAATTTGCAAATACCTCTTCAGCAGGTGTCATCATTGCGTTGCATCGTACAGCAGACCAAGTCAATGACGGTGAATACGGTGTGTTGTGTTCATTTGGTGCAGGTTACTCTGTTGGTGCTGTACTTGTGAAAAAACACGTCGCATAA
- a CDS encoding 1-acyl-sn-glycerol-3-phosphate acyltransferase, producing MLQVEHDAKWIKRLSALSKVYFTPTFIGAEQLDASQPAMYVGNHSLYGVLDSPMLIDYLYNEHQVAVVSIADHSHFYLPLWRSVVKKFGAVDGVPAYVREAMQQGYSILVFPGGGREVLKREGEQYQLIWKQRYGFLKLAQEFGYDIVPFSALGGDEVFDIGFDANKVVQHQYFQELLQVPQLNRLLRKGDVVPSLPKHLIPKRLPFYFKFMPRQSLMHIENLEQLQQFRDQIAAEIYTGLADLRVLRQQQHGDRFD from the coding sequence ATGTTGCAGGTTGAGCATGATGCAAAATGGATTAAACGCCTGAGTGCTTTATCCAAAGTTTACTTCACACCGACATTTATCGGTGCTGAACAGTTAGATGCATCACAACCTGCAATGTACGTAGGAAATCATTCCTTATATGGTGTGCTCGATTCACCTATGTTGATTGATTATCTCTACAATGAGCATCAAGTGGCTGTGGTCAGTATTGCTGATCATAGCCATTTTTATTTGCCACTGTGGCGCAGTGTGGTGAAAAAATTTGGTGCAGTCGATGGTGTTCCAGCCTATGTGCGTGAAGCCATGCAACAAGGTTATTCTATTTTGGTTTTTCCTGGTGGCGGACGCGAAGTTTTAAAACGTGAGGGCGAACAGTATCAACTGATTTGGAAACAGCGTTACGGCTTTTTAAAGCTCGCTCAAGAATTTGGTTATGACATTGTGCCATTTTCTGCTTTGGGCGGAGATGAAGTCTTTGATATTGGTTTTGATGCTAATAAAGTCGTTCAGCACCAATATTTTCAAGAATTGCTACAAGTGCCGCAGTTAAATCGCTTGCTGCGTAAAGGGGATGTGGTACCATCTTTGCCGAAACATTTGATTCCGAAACGTTTACCTTTTTATTTTAAGTTTATGCCCAGACAAAGTTTGATGCATATTGAAAACCTAGAACAGTTACAGCAATTCCGAGACCAAATTGCAGCAGAAATTTATACTGGGCTTGCAGACTTAAGAGTATTGCGTCAACAGCAACATGGTGACCGTTTTGATTGA
- a CDS encoding ABC transporter substrate-binding protein, producing the protein MAQLEKSQLHLGYIPLLDCVALLWAKQRGFFEEVGLDVNLVKEASWASLRDRLAFGFLDAAHCLSAMLPAAALAQDQLGIPLQTPLALSHNSAFISLSQKLCYALDIKKTDDAATTAQKFFSVMQHEQYLPIAHVFKQSIHHYCLREWLALANPEFAKYVHLRTLPPAYMVEAISNQLIDGFCVGEPWNTQAEIQGYSQIIATGSDIIPRVADKVLAVTQEWAMSNPNTLAALVQAIQKAQVELRQMHDLEPVWQVLVDYNIIRFACSANVHVEKYHLIQNIIRGFIPEQTQPQVSDFVWLTQQMQKWDDINLESDRVVNISENCVIQANT; encoded by the coding sequence ATGGCTCAACTCGAAAAGTCACAACTTCATCTGGGCTATATTCCACTTTTAGACTGTGTTGCTTTACTGTGGGCTAAACAGCGCGGTTTTTTTGAAGAAGTAGGCTTAGACGTGAACTTAGTCAAAGAAGCATCTTGGGCAAGTTTAAGAGATCGCTTGGCTTTTGGTTTTCTAGACGCAGCGCATTGTTTATCTGCCATGTTGCCTGCTGCCGCACTCGCTCAAGATCAACTCGGTATTCCGCTACAAACCCCTCTCGCCTTAAGCCATAACAGTGCATTTATCAGCTTAAGCCAAAAACTATGTTATGCACTCGATATCAAAAAAACTGACGATGCAGCTACCACTGCACAGAAATTTTTTAGCGTCATGCAGCATGAACAGTATCTTCCGATTGCCCATGTGTTTAAGCAATCTATTCATCATTATTGTTTACGTGAGTGGCTGGCGTTGGCCAATCCTGAATTTGCCAAATATGTACATCTTCGTACTTTACCACCAGCCTATATGGTGGAAGCCATTTCAAACCAATTGATCGATGGTTTTTGTGTAGGAGAACCTTGGAACACACAAGCGGAAATTCAAGGCTATAGCCAAATCATTGCGACTGGCTCAGACATTATTCCTCGTGTTGCAGACAAAGTACTAGCCGTGACCCAAGAATGGGCTATGTCCAATCCCAATACGCTTGCAGCCCTCGTCCAAGCCATCCAAAAAGCACAAGTTGAACTTAGACAAATGCATGATCTTGAGCCAGTTTGGCAAGTCTTGGTTGATTACAACATCATTCGCTTTGCGTGTTCGGCAAATGTTCATGTCGAAAAGTATCACCTGATTCAGAACATTATTCGCGGTTTTATTCCAGAACAAACACAACCTCAAGTTTCGGATTTTGTTTGGCTCACACAGCAAATGCAAAAATGGGATGATATAAATTTAGAGAGTGATAGAGTTGTCAATATTAGTGAAAATTGCGTCATTCAAGCAAATACTTGA
- a CDS encoding ANTAR domain-containing response regulator: MPKLKIALIDDNQERAQYIRSSLIEHDFDVVACLIIDHINISRLEQLSADVILLDMDHPQRDIIESCVSQFNLPTVLFTKNSHKDTIKSAIDAGVTAYIVDGIDPSKLENILEISIEQFRKHKKLLTDLQDTKNKLADRKDVERAKVLLMQLHGLSEDDAFQLLRKNAMSHRMTIGEMARRLLDAQQLLQSQLKD, from the coding sequence ATGCCTAAACTGAAAATTGCATTAATTGATGACAATCAAGAACGCGCACAATATATTCGAAGTTCCCTCATCGAACATGATTTCGATGTGGTTGCCTGTCTGATTATCGATCACATCAATATTAGCCGTCTTGAACAATTAAGTGCGGACGTCATTTTGTTAGATATGGACCATCCGCAACGTGACATTATTGAAAGTTGTGTAAGTCAATTTAACTTACCCACTGTTTTATTTACTAAAAATAGCCATAAAGACACCATTAAAAGTGCCATAGATGCTGGGGTAACGGCCTATATTGTGGATGGAATAGATCCATCAAAATTAGAAAATATTTTAGAAATCTCGATTGAGCAGTTTCGTAAACACAAAAAGTTGCTCACAGACTTACAGGACACCAAAAATAAACTCGCCGATCGTAAAGATGTGGAGCGTGCGAAAGTCTTACTAATGCAATTACATGGGCTATCTGAAGATGATGCCTTTCAATTACTGCGTAAAAATGCCATGAGCCATCGTATGACCATCGGTGAAATGGCAAGACGTCTGTTAGATGCCCAACAGCTTTTACAATCTCAACTCAAGGACTAA
- a CDS encoding MFS transporter produces the protein MSSNLHAKKATKISLFSFNGAAMRAFHMSWLAFFVCFFAWFACAPLMPVIAGEFHLTKDQIANINIAAVAITILVRLIVGPLCDKYGPRKTYTALLVLGSIPVFGVASANSYESFLFFRLLIGAIGASFVITQYHTSIMFAPNVVGTANAATAGWGNAGGGATQVLMPLMLGALVMFGVEQAMGWRIALIVPGVLMLIVGLMYWKFTQDCPQGNFKELRAEGVSVGSDKKGGVAILMHAAKNYRVWILFGAYAACFGIEIFIHNIVAMYYVDHFSFGLKEAGMAAGIFGLLALFARALGGIVSDKVATKKGLDGRTKVLFGMILLEGIFLVLFSQMNTPIFAILAMTVFALFTHMACGATYALVPFIDRDALGGVAGIIGAGGNVGAVAAGFLLKGMLDIQTTLMILGGLVVIAASFVLMIRFSVEHKEKEQRLFEQAVHDRSIAEAQN, from the coding sequence ATGTCTTCAAATTTACATGCTAAGAAAGCAACAAAAATAAGTCTTTTCAGTTTTAACGGCGCAGCAATGAGAGCCTTCCACATGAGTTGGCTCGCCTTTTTTGTCTGCTTCTTTGCTTGGTTTGCTTGTGCGCCGTTGATGCCTGTGATTGCGGGTGAATTTCATTTAACCAAAGATCAAATTGCTAATATTAATATTGCTGCTGTAGCCATCACCATTTTAGTTCGTCTTATTGTCGGGCCGCTGTGTGATAAATACGGGCCACGTAAAACCTATACCGCACTTCTTGTACTCGGTAGCATTCCAGTCTTTGGGGTAGCGTCTGCAAATAGCTATGAATCCTTCTTGTTCTTCCGTCTATTGATTGGTGCGATTGGGGCAAGCTTTGTCATCACTCAGTATCACACTAGCATTATGTTTGCGCCAAACGTTGTCGGGACTGCAAACGCAGCGACAGCGGGTTGGGGCAATGCAGGCGGTGGTGCAACACAAGTGCTTATGCCATTGATGCTCGGTGCCTTGGTAATGTTTGGTGTAGAGCAAGCAATGGGCTGGAGAATTGCACTGATCGTTCCAGGTGTCCTGATGCTGATCGTGGGTTTAATGTATTGGAAATTTACCCAAGATTGTCCACAAGGCAACTTTAAAGAACTTCGTGCAGAGGGTGTGAGTGTCGGTTCCGATAAGAAAGGTGGTGTAGCGATTCTGATGCATGCTGCGAAAAACTACCGTGTTTGGATTCTATTTGGTGCCTATGCTGCGTGTTTCGGGATTGAAATCTTTATTCACAACATTGTCGCGATGTACTACGTCGACCATTTTAGCTTTGGTTTAAAAGAAGCAGGGATGGCAGCCGGTATTTTTGGTTTACTGGCACTCTTTGCTCGCGCTCTAGGTGGCATTGTGTCAGACAAAGTCGCAACCAAAAAAGGGCTTGATGGTCGTACCAAAGTGTTGTTTGGCATGATTCTGCTAGAAGGTATCTTCCTCGTCCTATTCTCTCAAATGAATACTCCAATCTTTGCGATTCTCGCAATGACAGTCTTCGCATTGTTCACACACATGGCATGTGGTGCAACTTATGCTTTGGTACCTTTTATTGATCGTGATGCCTTAGGCGGTGTGGCAGGCATTATTGGCGCAGGGGGTAACGTGGGGGCAGTGGCAGCAGGTTTCCTACTCAAAGGTATGTTGGATATTCAAACTACACTCATGATTTTAGGCGGCTTGGTGGTCATCGCTGCAAGTTTTGTTCTCATGATTCGCTTCTCTGTTGAGCATAAAGAAAAGGAACAGCGCTTATTTGAACAAGCGGTACATGATCGTAGCATTGCTGAAGCGCAAAACTAA